The genomic stretch gtatttttttttattaattcaccgATTCAAATCATATGGAAGTTATTATGTAGAAGAACTCAAGGAATAGCTATTCTTTGCCGCACGGCTATAGATCATCAAATTACACAATTATTTCACAGGGGTGGAAAAATTACCAAAATGCATTATTACCAGAGTCAACAGAAATCACATAGACACACCTGGACATCATTAAACAAGGAGGGAGTAATGGGTTTTTAAATGGTGGTGGTCTGGGGAAAGGTTCAAACGGACCCCACAAAGGGGGTGGGGTAGCGTATGTACACGCAAGAAGCACGGTAACCAGGGATATCACAAAACTTCTCATCTTGTTCGACTGTTTTCACAACACTGATGCAAATGTCATCTCTGCCTTGTTTTTAACCTGGGTTCGCGATACAtggagataaaaatataaaaaaaatactttaaaacttCTCATTatcaatttgttattgtaaaaatgaaataatcttATTATGAGCaactctttaaaataaatatagcttGCACTTTGCTTTGGGATAAGTTGTgaaccgcacatgccgcgactgcatgaaaacaattgatatcTAAGGGCGACCACACATGCTTCTGCTGTTTCGatacaaaacggtttcatgtaaatacatacaaaccagtaccGCAGCTGCGGTTTACACCATGCAGCCGCATTCAAACTGATAGCATTCAGAACATacctttaaagtttttaaaataaatgcttttttttgtttaattatgtaaaataatgttaaggacgatgggcgttttacTCCAACATGCTGATTATAGTACCATTGcctaggtcttggcaaggcaaaaaatgttcactaagacgactagtcccaaatccttgttcatttcataaatcatcaacgtagatgtagcaGAACATAAGATACCAGCTAGACTGGCGTTTTCGAAATTAGTTCTGGACGTGGATATTAGAAAAGAACTTGATGAAAAATTTGGGGATACTGCATCTGACTCTGTAGACAATCCGACAATTGACGCTGAATGGCGCTGTTTCGCTGATAACCCGCACAAGGTCTCAAAACTGGTTGTTGGTAGGGTGCAAAAGAAGAAtcaagactggtttgatgatTCTGATACGGAATTGCGACAACTTGTTGGAGTTTCGATGCTCTCTCAGAAGTGCCCATAGTAACCAAGAGCGCAATGCACTTCATCAAGTCCTTAAGAGAAAAGTGCGTAAATTGAAAAATGACTGGTGGCTGGCTAAGGCCCAACACTTACGTTTGGCAGATACCAATCAAACTGCTAGATTTTTCGAAAGTCTCAGAACTTTTTCTCCGtactaatcgacatatatttaCCAGTATATtagtgtatttaatttaatgtgattaggaaCGACACACTTTgtatatcgtcccactgctgggcacaggcctcctatCATACTCTTATCACTTTGCTTGCTCAGTAAGAGTTAATGATTTCAAACTCCATAGTTTATatagatgttttccttcatctttaATCTGTCATTGATGGCCAACTTAGAATGTACagaaaaagttgcattggtacgtgcctgaccgggaatcgaacccccaTACTTATACTTTAGAGACTGGTGCTGATCTCTAAGATATCCTTAAGTATAAGGAAAAGTTTGATATAATTTGATCAGAATGATTTTAAGTTATCGAAATATTATCTTTTTAGGTAGATAATAAAAGCATCAAAGTAACTGgtgttatcatttattttatattcttgtttacataatttattaatattatcttaCAATATGTTCGTTTACTTAAATTCATTTGTATTGATGTGAtgagtattaaataaatctctgtaaatattgtttctttttaattctTGTTGTTATCTTCAATTGAATAAAGAGTCCTTACTGACATTTTCAGCAACCTGTAAACAGCGCTTCGAAAAGTCCACAtattctgaaacaaaaacaaattattaacaAGAGATTCCCATTTGTAGTTTTGAGATGGAAAATCAAAAGAAGAAAGTTTACTAACTGAACCCTATACTAGTTAATTCTCGACCTGTAATTCTttgggttttttcaaaatttgtaCAATTATATACTATTACTAAATTGGACTGCCTCATTGGTCTAGTTATCGCAAGTtcgactgctgtgcacgaggtctctgaactcactttgtgggtttaagaaactttcaccAAAGCAACCCGCAGTCTAAATAATCTTTAATAATGGTTTtaaacactttttattttttattaccttcTAGGACCACCTGCACTAAACGCGCCATTTCCAAAGGTTGAGCCTGACACGACTCCTGAAGCAGCACTGCCGGAATGCGCCTGGACATTGGCGTAGTTAGCAGCTCCCTctgcaaataaaaatgaaaaccttAAACTCTAATTTCAACTCAAAATCATAcctggctgcaaaacagcactttttgaatgtcaaaattcacaaaagacagtccccaaaacgttACCAATtcatgtgtttttgctgggaataAGAAGTCCTCAGCAAAACTGTCTTTAGTTTAGGAAAACTTTTCAATAAAGATTCTTGTTACAATATGCAGAgcttaacattaatattaaaataattgtataaaacCACTATATGCTAGCTAGCGCTCTAGCTAGCACAGTGATTGAAGcatgataattattttaagaacgTTCTGTTAAATCGTTGATGCAAATGATCAAGAGATTATTATGCAAAATAACTCAAGGAAAGGCCGTTCATATCACGGCTGtagaacataattttatttttcataattgcCAGGTAgccttaaatatatattatgtatttttatttaatttgaggcatttcatcatcctccgagcctttatcccaactatgttggggtcggctttcagtctaaccagattcagctgaataTCAGTGCTctataagaagcgactgcctatccgacctcctcaacccagtaacccgggcaatccaataccccttggttagactggtgtcaaacttgctggcttctgactacccgtaacgactgccaaggatgttcaatgacagccgggacctacagtttaacgtgccacccgaaacacagtcatcggtgtctaagatatacttagaaagtacatacacatAATTTGATGCacttattaaattttaaattaaatatagacTTACGTGGGGCAGCGTAGGTGTACGCAAGGAGCACGATAACCAGGAATAGCACAAAACCTTTCATCTTGTTCGACTGCTCTCACAACACTAATGCAAATATCATCAGTGTGTCGTTTATAAGCTGGGTTCGCGAGTCAGAGATAAAAGTATCAAAAATTACTCCAGAGCATTTCtttatcaatttgtttttgtaaatataatataatcttaCTATGGACATCTTGTTTTTTCCTTATAACATTGCAGCTAGCACGTTTTGGGATAGGTAGTGGAACTTACGTTGGGGCTCCTCTAGCTTCAAGTAAACCTTATAATAATGGTGTCTCAGCCGATTGTCAGCCACGGCTGTTCCCATATGAGGCAggtcagtcagctgcgcaggacgtCTTATATCGACAAAACTAAAGcagttaatttttttatttccaagcGCACAGCACCTCGTAAAACTATTACTTTTCGTCTCCATTCCTGCCAAAACTCCAATAGTTGCTCCTGCCCTCAAATAGAAAACACTACACTCCattaaatacttaggtatttatcTAGACTGCAAAACTGCATGGACAACCCACATAAATACACTGAGTAACAGAGTCCGAATGCTGCTTCATATATTTAAGCGCTTGGGTAAGGTGGCCGACGAAGCTGTAGTAAAAATGGTTTATTACTCACTTTGCCAATCAATTCTCAGTTACTGTATCGTCTCATGGGGATCTGCATCTAAATCTCATATGATGAAAATCGAACGTGCACAGCGTGCTCTGCTTAAAGTTGCATACAGGAGACCGTATAGATATCGCACTAATTTACTTTACGCAGAAGCTAAGGTGCTGAGAGTCAGGCAGCTATACATTCTCTCAACTACGTTGCGATTTCACAAAACGTCACTAAACAGCTGCAGATCTCAGCAACGCTCCAGTCGTCTGGTGAACTGGGATAAAGCCCATATCAATAAATCTTTTGGAAGAAGATCGTTTGCTTTCATGGGCTCTCATCTGTAcactaaagtaaataaaacccTCAAAATTCTAAAGCTAACCAAAAAAAATTGCTCTAAAGTAATCTCCCTTTGGCTACTCAGTCTGGATTATGATCAAACAGAGGACGTCTTAAAGATATTGTCATAAGaagagcaaaataaaatatcaacaataaacACATTTAAAGTAAACGAGTAAGCATCACACTAACACTTGCAATCACTCTTACCTTTCTCACATGCACTCACACACTTAACATTACATTACACTCGCACACCAACCACACCACACTTCCCACATTCATTCACTACATCACACACATTACTACACTACCGAAActactcaatttatttttttatttaatttgtaaatcataaataatgtaaactaTTGTCTTTGTTACTGTACTCACCTTATGGTCACGGATTGAAAGAGACTGGACCCCACAACACAGGGAATCCTAGTGTGGGGTTCAGAGCTTCATTTCCATTTGTAAAAAACTATTgagacaataaattatttttattttattttatttattttatagtgacTAGTGTTTGCGCAGACAGGTGCACTCCCCattccttcattctcatagCCCAATGATACGGAAACTCTcataatcaccaacttccaagctTCGGGCTGCTATATGAAAGTTGAAAGAAAGTCTCTTTTCGAGATGTCTTGCCTTGTTGATGTCACTTCTACGTTTTCTAGTTATTCATGGCAAGCCCTTTCGTTTGATATAATATTGCAGATATGTATTGTCATCTAAACTAAACGAATGTGCTATGCAAGACGATGTTGAAGACACACATGTGGTGACAATAAAACAGCTCTGACTTGTCATCGGTCAATTATGTCAAGCAAAGCTTCTTTTTATCCTTTCTGCCTGTTTGTGagtttcaatatttatagaaaatgtGGTGAGTTGAAAATATATTCGTTCACGGTAAGTACATGTATATTGGTGACTATTATAATCTTATTTTgagttgataaaaaaaataacaattgggTACGTGTATGAtcgtttattttcaattttcatttaaattatgaaCTTTTTCAGTCAAatcattattacattattattattttttttataaatcgatGCTAAATTACAAGTAATCATTTATACAGTGTTTATtgccacaattttttttgaaGCGTTTTAACATCTATACCTTCTAACTGTGCCAGCTCTTCCAAtaattttctgaaataaaaacaaaatattaagtaaGATTTCGAATTGCTATATAACAAATAATTAGCTTCACTTGAGGTGAAAACTTTGCAGTGTTCTTTCTTCTCTTCTCTCTAAAGACTTTGATAgaatttttcttctttttattttgctAACGAAAGAATACTTTAGGCTTAgcacacacccgatatatgaaAATTAGACTTTGAATTATAACAATGTTTACCTTTTAGCGTCCCCTGGACTAAATGAGCCATTTCCTTTACCCCCTGGTTCAGTATATGAGCCACTTCCAATGGTTGAGTTTGACACGACTCCTGTTGCGACACTGCCGGTCCCGGCTGATACATTGCCATAGTTATACTCTGCAAAAACAGAATGTTTTAGTATTTTGGAGAAACAATGGCGAACAATATTACTAGCGGaaatgtcataacgcaaaatctcctagaCACAAAAATGCATGCGTCTAGCGAAAATCTTTCATGTCAAGGAAAAGCTATTGTTTACCGTAAGGCTACAGATCTACGCGATTGCTATGCTCGGGATCTTGGGTTCGATTTCCAAGACGGaccaaaatcgctttgtgggtttaagaAACATTCtaaaagcagcccgtagtcagGAAGGTGGTGATTAATACACCCGTACATCGGAGACCACAGTGTCGGTCTTTCTAGTGATCACTCGCCGGTCGTGTTGGAtttccgtcccatcgggctatgagtgtgaaggaatagtaagtgcacATATGTCTGCGCAAACGCCTAAGCACTTACATGTGTTGAAAATAGACGCCGTGACCGAAATCGGCTTTAGACGACATTATGTTATAGATCTACATGACCCGAACTTTACAGGACGTTAACACTTGGATAGGaagaaacatataaaaatatattacggAATTCAATACAATTTAGACTTACGTGGGGCAGCGTACGTGTACGCAAGAAGCACGACAACCAGGAATAGCACAAAACCTTTCATCTTGTTCGACTGTTGTAACAACACTGATGCAAATGTTACCTGTGTCTCGTTTATAAGTTGAGTAGATCCGTGAGACAAAGAGACTAAAATATCCAAAATGAcagtttttaaagatatttattgtaaaaataaagtaatctCTCGATatctttataatgtttattatacATTAACATAAATTCacggttttaaatattaattataaaaataaacattttaaaatacaaggatTTTATCCTACCACCGGCATCGGGAACAAGGTTCACGCTACCGGTGTTGAGAGCCCCGGAGAGAAGATAGATAGAGAGAAACCTCCTGACGATGCATGCCGTTTCGAGTGGCACTGCTTTCTGCACCTAGCGCGTGATCCAACCGTGTATCGATCTTGGCTATTAGCTGcttgtatgccgctaattatagaacaatagaaaatcactTGTGTCTCGCGCGGACCCGCGCCccgacatacaacgggttaagCCATTGGCTGCAACAACTATCGGCACAATTGCAGAATCGACACGCCAAATGTGAACAACCTCGTAAGCTAAATCAAGATATTGTAATGACCTGGGTTCTAGGTGGCTGGATGTTGGAAGATAAAGAAAAGTTCTACCGGAGATTTAACACAATTATTTCCTTTAATACAATAGAAATGGTGACCAATCAGGAAATTTTAACTTATAACAGAATTATTTAACTTACATGAactaaaactaaacataaaaaagtaaataaaacaataataacaatatactaacgatttcacaaattaaactaaagTGGCCACcaccaagaaacaaaaaaggaaaaaagaatacattaaaaataagtatctcCAACTGAGACTCGAACTCGAGACCTGAGTTCGGCTGTCCGAGGCAATGCCGCTAGGCTAGCTAGCCAGTTGAAGACCGTGCCGAAAATGATGCTCTGTTTGTGAGTATTACTTCGAATCGAAGTGCCCTTTTATCTCTCTATCAACGCGGCCGGACAATAAGGGCGTTTCCTTAAGCTGAGAACAAAACGGGCATGGTCAGCATTGCAAAGTAAAACATCAACTGTCCAGCCTTCACtacgtaaaatatttgcaaacacTTACCCCGTTTCTCACACTATTCGCACACACCTCACAATATTTCACCATGCAATTACCGTACATATACTTGTGAAACTTTGCCAACAAATACTGTGATATTtccagaaatattttataaccacAAGCAGAATTTGCACCGTAATCCGGGCAACCGCCGTACGTCTGTCGTCCCGTTCTAATCCTTCCTCGGCGGTCTCCTAAATATTCTCCCACCGTCATTTCTCACTATTCTTATGACAAATTGAACGTCATCGCGAGCCTTGTAACGCCATCTAGTCATAGACTCGCGAATCCATTATCGATCATTACaatatttaagttgtttttctttttcagcaTCATAATAATTTTTTAGTCCTTTCTTTTAAacatctttcttttttttttgtatctgcttgagtaataggtgtGAGTATGGAGTTTGCTAGCCAAcatgattaaatatttactcgttttttttaatacaaagaaTTTTAAGTGTTCAATTTTATAAGTGTAAtgatatttgtaatattttttcaacggTTCTTCTAACCATACAGATAGAACTGTGTTGCTGAGGAGTTTGTTCCACTACTTctttttcccagcaaaaacacataggaagtggtgaagggcggacGTTTTgcgggctgtcttttgtagaccTTCAAAACGTTCTGACTTTCGGCCTTCTtagaataaatgactttttatgtttttatcagctttcacgaggttctcaTCACGTGGCACGGTGCTATCAGCGCTGGACTAGGCATGTTAGCCATAACAGTCTGGTTAtcgatgatagatcgatcccagtacaatgTGCGATGACATTTTCGAGAACTGGGCCGGGCACATACCTAATATGTTAACTCCGATTCCACAAACTTATATGTATTTCAGAGCTAGTTGCTGATTCCCGCCGTTGGCAAGATGACAATAACCAAAGATAACATAACGGATAGATTTACCGGGATGCCGTCATGGTTGACAAATGTCAACCGTACCGTCCTTAACAGCATATTTCCTATAGTTTTAGGTCATCATAACTTCGTCCAAACACAACCTTCGGTTTCTTCGAAGAGGTCACCAGTTAGGTGACCAGGATACAGACGCTTTAGATtgccagctgtgcaggacatattatagcgcACTAACATTTGcgctgacacaggtgcactcactattcgtTCACTCTGGGACGGAAACCCGACACGAGGGAGAGTGATCACAAGCAGGTCTGACATTGTGTTCTCCGATATACAAGTTTCAACCAACCAACTTCCAAGCTTCGGTGTgttttgtgaattttatttaaacccacaaagcggtttcggcccgactcgggaatcgaacccgatacCTCATACACAGCAATCACGCGTGCCACCACTAGGCAGTCTGAAGGCACAAGGTCACTGAGGCAGTCAAAACTAGTAGCTAGTATCTATAGCCATGTGATAAACATTAGCTTTTCCTTGACTTGCATATTACCTGTATTGATGACTATTTCATCTTATATTTGGTGATAAAAAATACCCAGATACTGATATATGTAAtcgtttattttcattttttgtttacattataaacaTTTTCCTAGATTACAttgttgttttataaatatgtgcTAATAACAAGTTATCACTTAAAATACGGTTTTTAGTTTCACCAGTTTTCGCCATTTCTCACAGAATCCTTATAGTACATCAGCAACCCACGAACAGTGCTTGGAAAAAAGGACACGGTCTGAAACAGAAACAAAGAATTAATCAAGACTCAAATTCTCCGTACATTGGTCTTTTGAAACCATAATTAGCTTCTCCTGAAGGGATCGCTTTAAAGTCTTCTGCCTTTTCTTCTTTCCAGCATTATCTATAATTACACTATTTCGATTTCGCTCAGAGTTACGTGCTTTGAGCTTAGTTATGCATAAGTTGTTTCTCCCGGCTTAACACATCCCGAAAGAAATGTGCttaaaattctattaaaaactaTTCGTTAGTTTTTGCAGGACAGTGTCACAAACAAACGTATCATTCGAGTatcatgcatttttttttgcgaAATTACTCGAAtttgtaagtcgtggtggcctagtgggtaaaagaccaacctctcaagtatgagggtgcgggttcgatcccaggtcaggcaaataccaatgcaacttttctaagtttgtatgtactttttaagtatatcttagacaccattgactgtgtttcggatggcacgttaaactgtaggtcccggctgtcattaaacatccttggcagtcgttacgggtagtcagaagccagtaagtctgacaccagcctaaccaaggggtatcgggttgcccgggtaactgggttgaggaggtcagataggcagtcgcttcttgtaaagcactggtacttagctgaatccggttagactggaagccgaccccaacatgattgggaaaaagctcggaggatgactcgAATTTGTACGTTTCTACAAATCCTATGATTATAAAATAGGTTTAAAACTGTGaattcaatatttaatatttaccttCTAGTACCAGCATTAAACGCGTCATTTCCAAAGGTTGAGCCTGAAATGACTCCAGAAGCCGAGCTGCCGGACTGTGCTGACACAGCACCGTAATTAGTAGCTGGTGCCTctgtaaaaacaaaatgttttagtaTTTCAGTAAAGCCCTAAAATATTAATGAAGAATAAGGTGTAAGGCGAGTCTACgatagacgaaccgagcacgagcgaagcacaagcggaggAGCCGTTCTCGGCTTGTCGTTCGCGGagtcaagtgtggacgtacaacgaacctacaacgatcactgttagcaaatcccattgtgttcgtcaaaaaccgacaacaggcggaacgcagccaagcacgaacgaaatgcttgcagcgcgctcgttagaggcttgtaagttggtccacactagacgaattgtgttcggctcgtgctccgctcgtgctcggctcttctagcgtagacgcagcttAAGGTGAAAAACAACGTttcgttttaattttagtttcgGACCCGAAGGTTCGGATAATGATCAGCTTGAAACATGTGCCTACAACCTGcaacaataattatgctaagAAACTTCAATAAAGCTACTTTAAATAATCTTGAGGAAATCATGCAGAATTATATAGTTAAGGAAAAGATCggagcaataaaaaaataaagctaatTTTTACAGCGTAGTTATTAATCTACGCGACCGCGAccctaacgcggtgtcctgcgtgagcgacgaacgcgacgcgacgcgacgctgcgaacgcgacgaacgcgatcaactcaaaggaattccctacatgcggcctatgtgacagtctgcggcgagacgcgacgtaacgcgtacttgttttgagggcgaccagacgcgacaccgcgaactattcagaagcgttgattgttgtgggacaaaaaaaacataaatattaaagaaatcgtttattagtacaaacaagttggaagattgttgctgtctgtactttaaatatgaactttcaagcaaaattgtaacacaacttctccatgatttgagaagtaatgaccaaaatcacgtaggacatctgtcgcgtatagcatcgcgtcgcattacgtcgcgtcgtgttgcgtcgcgtcgcgtcgcgttcgtcgctcacgcaggacaccgcgttacatTCCACGACATAAAACGGGGATAggaaatatataacaaaatatattgcaGGATTCAGTAGAATTTAGACAGACACACTTTGGATATTTAATTCTTAATTTAGGAAAGGTTTATACATGACGGAACATGCGTCGCGTGAAGCCAGAGCAGACAAATCCGTAGAAAAACACTTAACCGATAATACGTAAGAAAGTCGATTGTACATACTCGATACGCTCGATGTATTTTCCGTCAGATAACATTATGTTTCAGATATACACGACCCGAACATTGTAGGATATATCACGGGGATAGGGAAAAACATATCATGAAATTCAATACAAATCAGGTAGACACTACTAGGACGTTGAATGCTCAAATATACACTTACGTGGGGCGGCGTATGTGCATGCAAGAAGCACGACAACCAGGAATAGCACAAAACCTTTCATCTTGTTCGACTGTTGTCACAATACTGACGCTTGAGGATCTGTGCCTCgtttatatgtaaattaaagAGGCAGAgataagaatattataaagaaatgatcaaaacatttttcattatcatattgttattgttattaaaataatatctttaaaACAACTTGGATTCTTCATCTTGCATAAAGCATTAAATAAGataggtaaatattaaaatttttgatattgtaattttttcctCAAACATAAATGTTTTATCACAGTTACTACTTTTGAATTTATAGCTAGATAGAATACATCTACTAATGTTATTCCACTTTAATGAAATCGTATTAATACATGGATCGTTTGAGTTTCAGAAGGTATGCTGAGTTGTGGCTCATTTTTACTATTCTATATAAAACAATGATATTCAGCTGCTATTCCTATAAACTAGATGCCACTCGAATCGTTAGCAGTAGACGTAGTTCCGTTCCAAAAAGTCACTTTTTTATTGTCATGATATCAAATTGAGATAATAGATTTTCTCTTTTATCAAATTAAACCATTCCTAGATAAGAATGTCGGTGACGGAAAATGTCGACTTTGCTGCTTAGTACGAACATGATCTAATGAATATTACTCATTAGTTACAATTACAATTTATGTTATATATTCAAGAATGTAATTACTATTGACCGGTTATATAATACATGCGACAATAGATTTCCGTCAGTATTGTAAGACTAGTCGAACAAGATGAAGGGTTTTGTACTATTCTTAGTTATCGTGCTTCTTGCGTACACATACGCTGCACCAGGtatgtagtttatttttctttattaaaataataaatacaaaagtatataCATCTTAATGGTAGAGTCAAACTCACCTACGTTTATTCAAGTTACGCTGATTATTCAAGTTATCTGAGCACTTTTTCACGGCAATTACATTGGTCAGCACCACCAATAGTTacccaca from Helicoverpa zea isolate HzStark_Cry1AcR chromosome 8, ilHelZeax1.1, whole genome shotgun sequence encodes the following:
- the LOC124632840 gene encoding uncharacterized protein LOC124632840; translated protein: MRSFVISLVTVLLACTYATPPPLWGPFEPFPRPPPFKNPLLPPCLMMSRCVYVISVDSEGATSYSNVEAHSGSVASGGVTGSTFGNGALSAANLRPCGPLKALFHGC